A stretch of DNA from Syngnathus acus chromosome 1, fSynAcu1.2, whole genome shotgun sequence:
GGAAAGAATATAAAGCAGTTGTGCAGGCGCAGCGGTACCTCTTCCGCTTCTTTGAAATTCCCAGTGGCTGCCTTGGCCTGAGCATAGTTGAAGTTAAACGTGTCGTCGTTATAGAAGTaagtctaaaataaaaataaaagttaatgTCATGAGCTGTTATCTTTAATTATGAGCTTTTTATCTATGGTATTCTATATTTTTTCGTATAGCGGTCTGGGATGCTTATTTACTCAACTCAAAGGCACATTATGAAGAGATTAATAATGTATTGTTAAATATGTGAAATTTCTACCTACGATTAAAATAAGATTCAATAGTTTTCTCGATACATCTCGtatgaaatgcattttttacagCGTGACATAATACACTGAGCTCGAGATGTACCTTGACTGAGTTGAGGTATGTGAGCACATCATCAAACTTCCTCAAGAGGAAGAAGCAGGAAGCCATGCACTGTCTGCCGGGAATAGTATCTGAAAGAcgccaaacaaaaataaacacacgctCTGCTTGCCCACACAGCTCCGGCACCAAAACGTTCACATTTCTTCTCAGCATACCGCACTCGCTGGCCGAGCCTCCGACCAACTGGAAGAACTGCTGGGCCACTTTTAAGTGATCCCGCTTAGAAAATAGACACAGAGTTAGTACAAACAAATAGAAAACGTTACACGTagtttcaaaaacaaacactcacCGTTCCAAGCTGTTGTCCCAACGCAGCGTTGACCACCCCTTTTAAAACATACTCCTGGCGAAAATGATCGAGTATTAAGACTTGGCATATCTCCAATTTGTACCACTTTTGGGACATCATAGTTATCGAGTCGAGACCTCACCTGAGGTGTCGCAGGCACTAAGTCTTGTATGAGATTGTAAGCTTCTTGGACATCATCTAgaaatgtaatatttgatGATAATTATGCTAAATGGAAATGACCAAATTTAGTATATCGATTACGCCAAGAATCAAAGGGTCACCTTGTCTGAGGTAGTAAATGACAAGATTGAGTCTAGCTTCGGGGATGACGTCGATCAGCGGGGGCAGCACCTGCAACGCCCCCTCGCCACCGCGGAACACCACCTACGGaaggtttttaaaaatataataaaggaAGGATGCACTTAAGGTGAGCGCTTACCAGATTGTGTCTGATAAGCTCCTTGGCAAACTCAAAGGAGCAGGAGGAGATGTTGATAAGGTTCTTCAGCTCGGCCTGAGTGAGACGAGGGAAGTaaacaaaagcacacacatgTCAATTGCACAAAAAAAGCTGTTTGTGTGGCAAAGGGAGAGCAAATTAAAAAGTTTGTCTAATCCGGAATGAACAAAGTCTGTCACCGGTTAGAAATCAGGAAGAAATGGCGCACACCTCGGCTGCTTTGCCGTTGTAGAGATTGAAGTGGTTGCAGGCTTTGAGGTTGAGGGCGATGGTTGAGTCGGGGATGTTCTGAAGGTACGCCGTCAGAACCTCCTGCGACACGTCATAGTAGCCAAGCTTGTAGTAACAGAGAGCCACGTACACCTTCATCGCTAGGAAGCTTCTggaggagcaaaaaaaaccaaaaacattttgttgggTGAAAAATGTAATCGAATGGTCAAGAATACTCAGTAAGCTCAAGTCACGGTTGTTCTTTTTCGCCTACATTATGAGTTAGGGAGTGTGAGAGCAAAGACTCACATGTTATGCCTGAGGAGATGTTTGTAGATTTCAATGGCCTCCTGGTAGTGCGAGCGCATGTAGTGAATGGAGGCCAAGCTCAGCTGGTCCTCCGTCACATCTTCCAGGTTCTGGTGGAAGTCCATTAGCTTCTTCTCATCGTTGAACTGAGATAACAAGTCGTTCAATTTGAATATGGTTACAAGGCTTTGAGAAGGTAAGGAAAAAGTAGATCTAGAGAATCCAATGGATTTTTTACCTTATTGGCCAAATGGAAGAGGAGTCGGTTTTGGAGGAGGGACTTGGGAGCTATAAAAACAACCAAGGTGATGACAACAatagcatgtttttttattgatacttttttattacttaattaaaaaaaaaatcaattctttTCCAAATTTGGGTAAAAGATAGTCTGAAAATGGCTGACACGAGTTTTAAAATCTGAACGAAGAGCTCATTTTGAGTTATTTGCTTACCTTTCAATGCAGCCTCCTCAGCCTCTTTATAGAGGCCCAGAAAAAACATGGCACAACCCAGATAGACCCAAACATCTGGAGGACAGTCAGGCTTTGCAGTCAGTGCCTTGTACTCCTGTTACAAAGTCATCATGTgtcataaattaaaaatttaaacTACACCACGTACAAAACTAATATGGAAAAGTACCTCCATAGCTCTTTTGTAATCCCCCAAGTGAAAGGCGCAGAAGCAAATCCAAAGGTCTGCATTCTCCTCTTGTTCTCCAATACTTCTCTGGAACTATGATGAGCCAAAGTAATCAGAAAGACGGAGCAGGAATATAACTTTTAATTTTGGTGAGCAACTTTTGAATTGTAAACACAATACCTAATCTGTAGGAGATCCAATTTTAAAGGGCAGATAAATAGATGGATAAATATGATCGTGTGGTGATAAGGGCACCTCCAAAAGAGTTAGTGCTCCAAGGTAGTCTCTTTGCTGCAGATATTCTTCCAAAGTGGGAatcttgcttttgtttttcttcttcttctcgctAACGCTGGTGGCCGTCTCTCCCCCCACGGCGGGCTTAAGGCGAGATAGGATCTGTgacaaaaagtacatttttattaatagCATACTGAATATTAAGAAGTTAGGATGATGTTTTGAATGTCCACTCACCATGATGGCAACTTGAGATGACGGCTAGGAGACAATACCTGTAACCAAGCTAACGCTTTAGCATCATGTTAAAAACTGCATGAATACATGtttagcacattttttttgagAGGACCACAACCATAGCACCCGGTGACGTCATAATAGGGCATGAGTCTTTTTTTCAGTCACCTAGCAACAAACAACGCCCTCGCTTATCAGCAACTCCGTTTGAAATATATTCAAAAACCATTTAAAAAGGAAGTGCTCTTCCTTTCAAGCGCATGGGTGTTTTCTTAAGTTGCCACACAAGACAAGTAAAATATGTCTCCCAAAGTACCCCGGCAAACCAAACACGTTGCCACGTTTAGCAGTTAGGTGACGAAAAAAGTTAGACAATGAAATGTGGTATTAAATAACGCACCTTTGATGCCAGTCTCCTTTTTTCAGAATatctgtaaaacaaaatgttcatttattttcccatGACAAGAGTACGACAAAATGCTTCTCGAACATCgccatcttgttttttgtttaggtCTGACGTCACATATCCTCGACACATGAGTCCCTCAGTTAGATGATTTAAGAGAATATAAAACGTTATTCGAAAAATATACACCTATTtgtcattaaatatttaagtCAACCTGATGTTCGAGGGCGCGTCGGTCGCAGCATAAAAGAGAAGACACGACTCGGCTTTTGCGCCAGTGGCGCCTCATCGTTGCCTAGCAACAGTAACATTActacttctgtttttttcaggTTATTTTAatggaatatatatttttttttcgtagGTTACTGTGTGAAGAAATTCTCATACTTTAGATTTCTGCGGAATCGCTGGTGAAACCTTTACGACTTTTATATATGTCGCTGAGAAAGACGCTAGACACAACAGCCCCAGTGGCCTAATGGATAAGGCACTGGCCTCCTAAGCCAGGGATTGTGGGTTCGAGTCCCATCTGGGgtgaaatgcattttgttgCCTGAGTCAAACGAAAGAATTGCTCATGATtcgaaaagaaaatatatcgATTTACAGGCAATAACAACATCAGTATACATTACTTTTGGGCATTTGTTTAGTGACTCTGCTTTATgaatttgtgtgcatgtgcaatCACCGCTAGCTGTCAGGTAAATTCAGGCTGACAGTTTCTTAACGAGGAATTTATGCATGGGTCATAGATCCCGGATTTGTCGGGTTGGCATGTAGAATGTTTCTGAAACAATATGAAACGGTAAAGGGATAAAACACTAGGTGTCATCAAGggacattttaaatgaattaaaatgctttgaatacatttgctgAAAAGGTATATTTATTGACAATAAAAACTGACAATGTCCG
This window harbors:
- the ttc26 gene encoding intraflagellar transport protein 56; the protein is MILSRLKPAVGGETATSVSEKKKKNKSKIPTLEEYLQQRDYLGALTLLEFQRSIGEQEENADLWICFCAFHLGDYKRAMEEYKALTAKPDCPPDVWVYLGCAMFFLGLYKEAEEAALKAPKSLLQNRLLFHLANKFNDEKKLMDFHQNLEDVTEDQLSLASIHYMRSHYQEAIEIYKHLLRHNISFLAMKVYVALCYYKLGYYDVSQEVLTAYLQNIPDSTIALNLKACNHFNLYNGKAAEAELKNLINISSCSFEFAKELIRHNLVVFRGGEGALQVLPPLIDVIPEARLNLVIYYLRQDDVQEAYNLIQDLVPATPQEYVLKGVVNAALGQQLGTRDHLKVAQQFFQLVGGSASECDTIPGRQCMASCFFLLRKFDDVLTYLNSVKTYFYNDDTFNFNYAQAKAATGNFKEAEEIFLLIQSEKIKSDYVYLSWLARCYIMNQKGRLAWELYLKMGTSSDSFSLLQLIANDSYKMGQFYYAAKAFDALEKLDPGSNYWEGKRGACVGIFQLILANKESKETLKEVVLLLHNSGNPQVEYIIRAMRKWAKDNRVFLS